In Entomomonas moraniae, one DNA window encodes the following:
- a CDS encoding aspartyl/asparaginyl beta-hydroxylase domain-containing protein translates to MTVSTLIKLLIVAFFVWGVLYVYFHGRSRRLPLLRQFFNYSALFAPYNALMYIFSKQKSQPIYNREDFKEMDFIKENWEVIKEEGLRLFDEGYIRAAIGGNEAGFGSFFKKGWKRFYLTWNKQTLPSAETLCPKTLELVRQVPMIKNALFTRLPARSHLNAHRDPFAGTLRYHLGLSTPNSEKCAIYIDEQAQPWYDGEDFIFDETYIHYVINDTDDSRLIFFCDLDRPLKEPMYTINQWVSNILAYLTQPQNIDGEYAGFANRAYGWFIKLSKLISTPIKALKRKSRTTYNIIRIIAIILILVIIIKWIF, encoded by the coding sequence ATGACAGTTTCTACATTAATTAAATTATTAATTGTCGCTTTCTTCGTATGGGGCGTGCTTTATGTCTACTTCCATGGACGCTCGCGTCGACTGCCACTTTTAAGACAGTTTTTTAACTACTCTGCACTCTTTGCTCCTTACAATGCTTTAATGTATATCTTCTCTAAACAAAAATCACAACCCATTTACAATCGGGAAGATTTCAAGGAAATGGATTTTATTAAAGAAAATTGGGAAGTCATCAAAGAAGAGGGATTGAGATTGTTCGATGAAGGTTACATTCGAGCTGCGATCGGCGGCAATGAGGCAGGCTTTGGTTCATTCTTTAAAAAAGGTTGGAAACGCTTTTATTTAACATGGAATAAACAAACTTTGCCTTCAGCTGAAACATTGTGCCCAAAAACACTCGAGTTGGTAAGACAAGTACCCATGATTAAAAATGCTCTTTTTACTCGGCTACCTGCCCGTAGCCATTTAAATGCCCATCGCGATCCATTTGCAGGCACATTACGCTATCATCTTGGCCTATCAACACCTAACTCAGAAAAATGTGCTATTTATATCGATGAGCAAGCACAACCTTGGTATGATGGTGAAGATTTTATTTTTGACGAAACCTATATTCACTATGTCATCAACGACACAGATGACTCACGACTAATTTTCTTTTGTGATTTAGACCGTCCATTAAAAGAGCCAATGTACACAATCAATCAATGGGTATCCAATATATTAGCTTATCTAACACAACCTCAAAATATTGATGGAGAATATGCAGGTTTTGCCAACCGAGCTTATGGCTGGTTTATAAAACTGTCGAAGCTAATTAGCACACCGATTAAAGCATTAAAGCGTAAGTCACGTACTACCTATAATATTATAAGGATAATTGCTATTATTCTTATTTTAGTTATCATTATTAAATGGATTTTCTAA
- a CDS encoding N-acetylmuramoyl-L-alanine amidase has translation MKFLLKKSLIIFCLLWLSACQSGLKIDKNYVSQAQDNRIQYIIVHYTAADLMRSLHLLTQANVSSHYLISKDGTIYQLVNDEKRAWHAGISEWQGRNSLNNSSIGIELVNLGYKETPQKTRVWYRYSDAQIKSLKVLLRELQKRYDIPSKNILGHSDIAPQRKSDPGPLFPWRELAKEGLAIWPNEIAVSRQQAIFDAEGLPSTAWIQNKLARIGYTTPQTGQLDADTVKAIIAFQMRYQPDNFTGIVDSKTAALLFVVANKNFAIPK, from the coding sequence ATGAAATTTTTATTGAAAAAATCACTCATCATTTTTTGCCTCCTCTGGTTAAGTGCCTGCCAAAGTGGATTGAAAATAGATAAGAACTATGTATCACAAGCACAAGATAACCGTATACAGTATATTATTGTGCACTATACAGCGGCTGACCTTATGCGATCCCTTCATTTACTTACCCAAGCCAATGTAAGCAGCCACTATCTTATTAGTAAGGATGGTACAATTTATCAACTCGTTAATGATGAAAAACGAGCATGGCATGCGGGTATCAGCGAGTGGCAAGGTAGAAACTCTCTTAATAATAGCTCCATTGGCATAGAACTCGTGAATCTAGGTTATAAAGAAACACCTCAAAAAACGAGAGTTTGGTACCGTTATTCTGATGCCCAAATTAAATCACTCAAAGTTTTATTGAGAGAACTCCAAAAACGCTATGACATTCCGAGTAAAAACATCTTAGGACACAGCGATATTGCGCCACAAAGAAAGTCTGATCCTGGACCTCTTTTCCCTTGGCGAGAACTTGCTAAAGAAGGACTCGCTATTTGGCCAAATGAAATAGCCGTCAGTAGACAGCAAGCTATTTTTGATGCAGAAGGTCTACCTAGTACAGCCTGGATACAAAACAAACTAGCACGTATTGGATATACAACTCCTCAAACAGGGCAACTCGATGCCGATACCGTTAAAGCTATCATTGCTTTCCAAATGCGTTATCAACCTGACAATTTTACTGGTATTGTTGATAGTAAAACTGCCGCGCTTTTATTTGTTGTAGCAAATAAGAACTTTGCTATACCTAAATGA